The Streptomyces sp. NBC_01255 genome window below encodes:
- a CDS encoding ketosynthase chain-length factor produces MSTERPRRAVVTGIGVIAPNGLRADAYWKSVREGLGALDRITREGCEAMPLKVAGEVRGFDASDLIEERFLVQTDRFSHYAMAAAQLALDDAGLARDDPEEPFSIGVVTAAGSGGGEFGQRELQKLWSQGSKFVGPYQSIAWFYAASTGQISIRSGFKGPCGVVASDEAGGLDGIAHAARAVRRGTGAVIVGAAEAPLAPYSMVCQLGYPELSTVEDPDRAYRPFTAGACGFVPAEGGAMLVVEDESRARDRGAAVRAVVAGHGATFTGASRWKESREGLARAIRVALDEAECAPEEIDVVFADALGVPEADRAEALAIADALGAHATRVPVTAPKTGIGRAYCGAPVLDTAAAVFAMEHGLVPPTPNVFDICHDLDLVMSRARPAELRTALVLSRGLMGSNAALIVRRGDDSAR; encoded by the coding sequence ATGAGCACTGAGCGCCCACGGCGTGCGGTCGTCACCGGGATCGGTGTGATCGCCCCCAACGGATTGCGCGCCGACGCGTACTGGAAGTCCGTCCGGGAAGGGCTCGGCGCACTGGACCGGATCACCCGTGAGGGTTGCGAGGCCATGCCTCTCAAGGTCGCGGGCGAGGTCCGGGGCTTCGACGCCTCCGACCTGATCGAGGAGCGCTTCCTCGTCCAGACCGACCGGTTCAGCCACTACGCCATGGCCGCGGCCCAACTCGCCCTCGACGACGCCGGCCTCGCCCGCGACGACCCGGAGGAGCCCTTCTCGATCGGCGTGGTCACCGCTGCCGGTTCGGGCGGCGGCGAGTTCGGCCAGCGGGAGCTCCAGAAGCTCTGGAGCCAGGGATCCAAGTTCGTCGGCCCGTACCAGTCCATCGCCTGGTTCTACGCCGCGAGCACCGGCCAGATCTCCATCCGGAGCGGGTTCAAGGGGCCGTGCGGAGTGGTCGCGAGCGACGAGGCGGGCGGCCTGGACGGCATCGCCCACGCCGCTCGGGCCGTACGACGCGGAACGGGCGCGGTGATCGTCGGCGCCGCCGAGGCTCCCCTCGCCCCGTACTCGATGGTGTGCCAGCTCGGATACCCGGAGCTCAGCACCGTCGAGGACCCGGACCGCGCCTACCGGCCCTTCACCGCCGGAGCCTGCGGCTTCGTCCCGGCGGAGGGCGGCGCGATGCTCGTCGTGGAGGACGAGTCCCGTGCCCGCGACCGGGGAGCGGCCGTCCGGGCCGTCGTGGCCGGCCACGGCGCCACGTTCACCGGCGCCTCCCGATGGAAGGAGTCCCGGGAGGGACTCGCCCGCGCCATCCGCGTCGCCCTCGACGAGGCCGAGTGCGCCCCGGAGGAGATCGACGTCGTCTTCGCCGACGCCCTGGGCGTACCGGAGGCGGACCGCGCCGAGGCGCTGGCGATCGCCGACGCCCTCGGAGCACACGCCACCCGCGTACCCGTCACGGCGCCCAAGACCGGCATCGGCCGCGCCTACTGCGGGGCGCCCGTCCTGGACACCGCCGCCGCGGTCTTCGCGATGGAACACGGCCTGGTCCCCCCCACCCCCAACGTGTTCGACATCTGCCACGACCTCGATCTGGTGATGTCCCGCGCTCGCCCCGCCGAGCTGCGCACGGCCCTCGTCCTCAGCCGGGGACTCATGGGATCCAACGCGGCGCTGATCGTGCGCCGCGGCGACGACTCCGCCCGGTAG
- a CDS encoding phosphopantetheine-binding protein — MITTALTFDELAALMKQAAGVTVDARELEKAPDAPFTTLGLDSLGLLGIVGELENRYSVALPTDAERCKTPAEFVGLVNSTLKTGV, encoded by the coding sequence ATGATCACCACCGCACTGACCTTCGACGAGCTCGCCGCGCTGATGAAGCAGGCGGCCGGGGTCACCGTCGACGCCCGGGAGCTGGAGAAGGCGCCGGACGCGCCGTTCACCACCCTCGGCCTCGACTCGCTCGGTCTGCTCGGGATCGTCGGCGAGTTGGAGAACCGGTACAGCGTGGCGCTGCCCACCGACGCCGAGCGCTGCAAGACGCCCGCCGAGTTCGTCGGCCTGGTCAACAGCACCCTCAAGACGGGAGTCTGA
- a CDS encoding SRPBCC family protein translates to MSGHTDNSITIDAPLDLVWDITNDIENWPRLFSEYAALEVLSREGDSTTFRLTMHPDESGKVWSWVSERTVDRTGRTVRARRVETGPFDHMNIRWEYEETPAGVHMRWVQDFAMKPDAPVDDAWMTDNINRNSRTQMALIRDRVEQVARDRRGASVLPG, encoded by the coding sequence GTGTCCGGCCACACCGACAACAGCATCACCATCGACGCCCCTCTCGACCTCGTCTGGGACATCACCAACGACATCGAGAACTGGCCCCGGCTCTTCAGCGAGTACGCCGCCCTCGAGGTGCTCTCCCGCGAGGGCGACTCCACCACCTTCCGTCTGACCATGCACCCGGACGAGTCCGGGAAGGTCTGGAGCTGGGTGTCGGAGCGCACCGTGGACCGCACCGGGCGGACCGTCCGCGCCCGCCGCGTCGAGACCGGCCCGTTCGACCACATGAACATCCGGTGGGAGTACGAGGAGACGCCGGCCGGCGTCCACATGCGCTGGGTGCAGGACTTCGCGATGAAACCCGATGCTCCGGTCGACGACGCCTGGATGACCGACAACATCAACCGCAACTCCCGCACACAGATGGCCCTCATCCGGGACCGCGTCGAGCAGGTCGCCCGCGACCGCCGGGGCGCCTCGGTCCTGCCCGGCTGA
- a CDS encoding TcmI family type II polyketide cyclase, translating into MHHALIVARMAPGSAPAIADVFAASDRGELPHLVGVSRRRLFQFGDVYLHLIESEQDPAPAIAKLTGHPEFRDASEKLSAFVSAYDPKTWRSPKDAMAQCFYSWERDAGS; encoded by the coding sequence ATGCACCACGCTCTGATCGTCGCCCGCATGGCGCCCGGTTCGGCGCCGGCGATCGCCGACGTGTTCGCCGCCTCCGACCGTGGCGAACTCCCCCATCTGGTCGGCGTCTCCCGGCGTCGCCTGTTCCAGTTCGGCGACGTGTACCTGCACCTCATCGAGTCGGAGCAGGACCCGGCGCCGGCCATCGCGAAGCTGACCGGACACCCCGAGTTCCGGGACGCGAGCGAGAAGCTGTCGGCGTTCGTCAGCGCGTACGACCCGAAGACGTGGCGGAGCCCCAAGGACGCCATGGCGCAGTGCTTCTACAGCTGGGAGCGGGACGCAGGTTCCTGA